The DNA segment AATGGCTCTGCAACAACCTCGTGGAGCTCAAAAAACAAAAGCTCCCCAACGCGCGCATCCCCCGCTATTCCCCGGAAATGCGACTCAAACTGCAAAAGAATTTCGGCTACACCTATGAAGAATATACCGGCGCCATCTTGAGCATGGCCCGGGACGGCAAGGAACCGACGGGTTCCATGGGCGTCGACACGGCTCTGGCGGTCCTCTCGCCAAAGTATCAGCCTCTTTTCAATTATTTCAAGCAATTGTTCGCCCAGGTGACCAATCCGCCCATAGACGCGATCCGGGAAAGAATCGTGACCTCTCCGCTCGTCTATATCGGCAAGGACGGCGACCTCCTGACGGAAAAGGAAACCAATTGCAATGTGCTGAAAATCGAAAATCCGGTGCTCTCAAACTTCGATATGCTGAAGCTTCGAAACCTTGCGGACAAGGGGCTGAAATCCGAAACGATCCCGATCACCTATTACAAAAGCTCTTCGCTGGAAAAGGCTCTGGAGAATTTGTTTGTGACCATCGACAAAGCCTGGCGGGACGGCGCCGTGCTCCTGATCCTGTCCGACCGGGACGTGGACGAGAATCATGTGGCGATTCCCTCGCTGCTGGCGGTCTCGGCGGTTCACCAATATCTCGTCCGGACGAAAAAACGGGTGTCCGTGGCCATTGTCATCGAGTCGGGAGAACCCCGGGACGTCCACCATTTCGCGACGCTTTTGGGCTATGGCGCTTCGGCCATCAACCCCTATCTCGCCTTTGACGCCATCGAAGAGATGGTGGAAAGAGGCCTGCTGGACAAAGAATTTTACGCCGCCGTGGAAGACTACCGGGAAGCGGTCTTAAACGGCATTATTAAAATCGCTTCGAAAATGGGCATCTCCACCATACAGTCCTATCTGGGCGCGCAAATTTTCGAAGCCGTCGGCATATCTCCCGACGTGATCGACCGATACTTTACGGGAACGGCCAGCAGGATCGGCGGCGTCACCCTCGAAGACATCGCGAAGGAAACGGATCTCCTGCACAGCAAGGTTTTCGACGCGCCCGCCGGGGAGGAAAAAATCCTGCCCGTGCCCGTTAAAAAAGAAAACGAGGAGCATCTGTTCAACCCCGAAACGATCAAACTGCTGCAAGAATCCGCCCGGGAAGGGGATTATGAAAAATTCCGCGCGTTTTCCCGGGAAATTCATCAGGAAAACCGGGACGTCACCTTGCGGGATTTAATGGATTTTCGCTATCCCAAACGGGGGATTCCCCTGGATAAAGTGGAGTCGGAGGAGTCCATCGTCAAGCGCTTCCGGACCGGGGCCATGTCTTACGGCAGCATTTCCCAGGAAGCCCACGAGGCCATCGCCGTTGCCATGAATACCCTGGGCGGCATGTCCAACAGCGGCGAAGGCGGCGAAAGGGAAGAGCGGAATTTCCCCGACGCCGACGGAAGAAACCGGGCTTCCGCCATCAAGCAGATCGCTTCGGGCAGATTCGGCGTCACGTCCCGATATCTCGTCAGCGCAAGGGAGATCCAGATCAAAATGGCCCAGGGCGCGAAACCCGGAGAAGGGGGACAGCTCCCCGGCAAAAAAGTCTACCCCTGGATCGCGGAAACAAGGCATTCCACAACGGGGGTCCCGCTGGTATCGCCGCCGCCCCATCACGATATTTATTCGATCGAGGATCTGGCCCAGCTGATCTTTGATCTGAAAAACGCCAACAAATACGCCGACATCAGCGTAAAACTGGCCGCGGAAGTGGGCGTGGGCACCGTGGCCGCGGGGGTCGCCAAATGCGGCGCTCAGGGCATTCTCATAAGCGGCTATGACGGCGGCACGGGTTCCGCGCCGAAAAGCTCCATTTTCAACGCGGCGCTCCCCTGGGAACTGGGCATATCGGAAGCGCATCAGGCCCTCGTCCGCAACGGACTGCGGGGAAGGGTCCGGCTGGAAACCGACGGAAAGCTCCTGACCGGAAGGGATGTGGCCGTGGCCGCCATGCTGGGCGCCGAAATCTTCAGCTTTACCTCGGCCCCCCTGGTCGCGCTGGGCTGCATGATGTTGAAAATATGCCATACGGACAAATGCCCCTTCGGCGTCGCGACCCAAAACCCGGAGCTCCGGAAACGTTTCAAGGGAAAAGCGGAATACGTGATGAATTACATGCGCTTTGTGGCCCGGGAACTGCGGGAAATCATGGCAAAATTGGGCATCGCCAGCGTGGAGGATCTCGTGGGACGCTGCGATTTGCTTTTCGCGCGCAAAAAAGAAAGGCCGGGAAGAAAGGGCCTTGTGGATTTGTCGGGAATTCTCGAAAACGGCGACGCGCTGGACTTTATTCGCGGGAAGAAAGAGAGCGCCCGAAAGACAAACAAAGAAGCGCGCGAGAGGCAAAAATTCCATTTTCATCTGGAAAAAACCGCCGACGAAAGAACGCTTTTGAAAAAATTCGCCGACGCCCTGACGGACGGTTCCCCCAAGACCATAGACATCAAAGTGGGGAATACGGACAGAGCCTTCGGGACGAATTTCGGCTCGGAAATCACAAGACGCTTCGGTCAGGACACGCTGCCGGAGGATACGTTTACGATCCGCTGCGACGGCGCGGGCGGCCAGAGCTTCGGCGCCTTCATTCCGCAGGGATTGACGCTGCGATTGACCGGGGACGCCAATGATTATCTCGGAAAGGGGCTCTCGGGCGGAAAGATCATCCTGATTACCCCGAAAGCCTCAAAATTCGCGGCTAATGAAAATGTCATCGCGGGAAACGTCGCGCTCTACGGCGCGACGGCCGGCAAGGTCTTCATCAACGGACTGGCCGGGGAACGGTTCTGCGTGCGGAATTCGGGGGCGACGGCCGTAGTGGAAGGCGTCGGCGATCACGGTTGCGAATACATGACCGGCGGCGTCGCGGTTATTCTTGGGCCCGTCGGTAGAAATTTCGCCGCCGGGATGAGCGGCGGCGCGGCCTTTGTTCTCGATGAACGGGGGGATCTCTACAGAAAGCTGAACAAGGAGATGGCCTCGGCCTTCAAAGTGGAGTCCAAATATGACGAGGCGCTTTTACGGGAACTCATCGAGGAACACACGGCGCTTACGGGCTCCGAAAGAGGAAAGGAAATTCTCGGGGATTTTTCCGCCTGGCTGCCCCGTTTCAAAAAAATCGTGCCCGACGACTACAACCGGATGATCCAGGCCATCGCCCGGATGACGGAAAAGGGGCTGACCCGGGAACAGGCCCATATCGAGGCCTTTTACAAGCTGGCTTACTGACCGTAATAGGCGTTTTTCCCGTGTTTTCGCAAATAATGCCGGTCCAGAAGCTCTTGCTGCATGGGCGGCGTATTCCCGCAATGCCAGGCCATAAAGGCCACTTCCTCAAGAACCACGGCGTTGTGGACGGCTTCAAAGGCGTCCTTCCCCCAGGCAAAGGGGCCGTGGGACGCCACAAGAACCGCCGGAATCTCATCGGGGTTCTTGCAGGTTTCCACAATAACCATTCCGGTGTTTTTTTCATAGGGACCCGCGATTTCCGCGGGCGTCATGAGTCGCGTACAGGGGATTTCCCCGTAAAAATAATCGCCGTGGGTTGTCCCCAGGGCGGGGACGCCTTTTTTCATCTGAGCAAAGATCGTGGCCCAGCGGGAATGGGTGTGAACGACGCCGCCCGCGCCGGGAAAATTCCGGTACAGCTCCAAATGGGTCGCCGTGTCGCTGGAGGGCTTTTTTCCCGCCAAATGATTCCCGGAAAGATCCACGACGGCCATATCTTCGGGCCGCAGGTCATCATATTCCACGCCGCTGGGCTTGATGACCACAAGGCCGCTTTGGCGGTCGATGGCGCTGACATTGCCCCAGGTAAAGGTCACAAGACCGTAGCGGGGCAGCGACAAATTGGCCTCACAGACGCTTTGCCGCAGCTCCCGCAGCTTATCTTCGCTGATGTTGTCCATTCCTTTCATTGGTTTCTCCAGACCATATCCGAGATCAGAAGCTCTTTTTCAAAGGTTTCGGGCTCGGTTTTTTCGTTGATATAGACAAATTCAATCTCCATGATCCGCGCCCAATCCCGGAGGATTTCCGCGTCCACGTCATAGCTCAGGACCGTATGATGGGCCCCTCCGGCTAATATCCAGCATTCCGCGCCCCGCTCGAGGTCGGGCAGGGGCTTCCACATGACCCTGGCCACCGGCAGATTGGGCATGGTCTGGGAAGGTTTCACGCAGAGAATATCCTGTACGATGAGCCGCAGGCGGCCGCCCATGTCGATGAGACTCGCGACGACGGCGGGTCCCGCTTTTCCCTCGAAAACGAGGCGGGCCGGCGGTTCTCTGTCGCCGATGCCCAGCGGGTGGGTCTCGATCCGGACTTTTCCCGCCGCCAGCGTCGGGCAGACTTCTAGCATATGCGCGCCCAGCGAGATTCCGTTTTTGAGATCGTAAGTATAATCTTCCATAAAGGAGGTCCCGCCCTTGAGATCTTCGGTCATGCCCTTGACGATGGCCGTCATGGCCGAGACTTTCCAGTCCCCTTCGCCGCCGTAGCCGTAGCCGGCCGCCATAATATTCTGCGTCGCCAGCCCCGGCAGCTGCTTCATGCCGTAGAGATCCTGGAACGTATTGGAAAAGGCTTTGGCCCCTTCCCGCCCGAGGATCTTCAGGATCGCGATCTCTTCCCGGGCCTGATAGCGGACCGTTTCGTCGCCTTTTTGGTCGAAATTGTATTTTTCCTTGTATTCTTTGAGTTTCGCGTTCAGCTCTTTTTCGCTGACGGCCTCCATGTATTCGACAAGTTCCCCCACGGGAAAGGTGTTGACCTGCCAGCCCAGTTTGGCCTGCACGCCCACTTTATCCCCTTCGGTCACGGCCACTTCCCGCATGTTGTCGCCGAAGCGAACCACTTTGAGGGCCTTGGACAGGGCGGCGCCGACAGCGGAACGCTGCCATTTGCCGATTTTTTCCTGCACCGCTGGGTTCTTCCAGTAGCCCGCGACGACTTTGCGCGGCGTCCGGAGCCTTGCCCCGATAAAACCGTGCTCCCTGTCTCCGTGGGCCGATTGATGCAGATTCATATAGTCCATATCGATGGCTTCGTTGGGGATTTCCTCGTTGAATTGCGTGTGGAAGTGCAACCAGGGCTTTTGCAGGCCAACGAGGGCGTTGATCCACATCTTGGACGGCGAAAAGGTATGGCAGAATGTGATAATGCCTGCGCAGCTGTCGTCGTAATTGGCTTCTTTGACAATTTTCGTCGCGCTTTCATTGGTGACCACAATGGTCTTAAATTCAATCCCGCAGGGGATTTTTTTGCTTTTGTTGAGTTCGGCCACAATGACTTCGCAGTTTTTCTTCACCTGTTTCAAAGTTTCCTCGCCGTAGAGGAATTGGCTTCCCGCCACAAACCAGAATTTATACTCCTTTATTGTCATGCTTTCCCTCCGCTACAAATGAGATCGCCGTTCCCCGTCAGGGGAACCGTTCTTGCAAATTACGCTTACATATTTTCCTTTACGGTTTTGACGATATTTTCGGCGCAAAGGCCGTATTTTTCCAGAAGCTCCCAGGCGCCGCCGCTCTGGCCGAATTCATCGTTGATCCCGATGCGGATCACTTTTGTCGGCAGCGCTTCGCTCAAAAATTCGGCCACCGCGCCGCCCAGACCGCCGATAACGCTGTGTTCCTCGGCCGTCACGACAAATTTTGTCTCCCTTGCGGCCGCAAGCAGCGCCTCTTTGTCCAGAGGCTTGATCGTCCCCATATGGAGGACCCGGATGTGGATATTTTCCTCAGCCAGTATTTTTTGGGCCTTCAGAGCCTCCTGGGTCATAAGACCCGTGGACACCACCGCGGCGTCTTTTCCTTCGGTCAGGACGTTGGCCTTCCCCAGGCGGAATTCGTAAGTCCCCTCGTCAAAGATCGTCTCGACGTCGAGGCGTCCCATGCGGATATACATGGGCCCGGGATATTCCGCGGCGGCTAAGATCATTTGCCGCGTCTCCACGGCGTCGGCGGGGACCAATACGGCCATATTGGGGATGGCCCGCATGAGGGCAATATCCTCCACGGACTGGTGGGATCCGCCGTCTTCCCCCACGGAAATCCCCGCGTGGGTCACGGCCACCTTGACGTTGAGGGCCGGATAGGCGATGGTGTTCCGCACTTGCTCAAAGGCCCGCCCCGCGCCGAATATGGCGAAAGTCGAAGCGAAGACCACGTTGCCGCAAGTGGCCAGTCCCGCCGCCGTTCCCATCATATCGGCTTCGGAAATGCCCATATTGAAATGTCTTTCGGGAAAGGCTTTCTGGAAAATATTCGTTTTTGTGGATTTTGTGAGATCGGCGTCCAGGACGACGACCCGGGGATTTTTCGCGCCCAGTTCGGCCAAAGCCTCGCCGTAGGCCTGACGCGTCGCTTTTTTGCTCATTTATACCACCCCGCCTTTGCCCTGAAGTTCCGCCAGGGCCTTTTCTTCTTCTTCCTTCGTGGGCGCCATCCCGTGGAATCCGCAGACGTTTTCCATAAAGGACACGCCCTTTCCCTTGACGGTATTGGCGATAATCATGGTCGGTTTTCCCTTTGTCTTCTTCGCCTCGGCGAGCGCTTCGAAAATCCGCCCGTAGTCGTGGCCGTCGATCACGATCACATGCCAGCCGAAAGCTTCCCACTTTTTATCGAGGGGCGCTACGCCCATGATGTCGCTGACGTTGCCGTCGATCTGGAGATTGTTGCTGTCCGTAAAGGCGCAGACGTTGTCGAGCTTGTAATGAGCGGCGGTCATGGCGCTTTCCCAGACCTCCCCCTCCTGACTCTCGCCGTCTCCGAGCATCACATACACCCGGTAGTCCTCTTTGCGCAATTTGGCGTTCAAGGCCATGCCGTTGGCGACGGCCAGACCCTGTCCCAGAGAGCCCGTGGAGATTTCCACGCCCGGGACCTTTTTCATGTCGGGGTGCCCTTGCAGGATCGAACCGTATTTGCGAAGGGAATTGAGCTTGTCTTTGGGAAAATAGCCCCGTTCTGCCAGTGTGGCGTAAAGGGCCGGCGCCGCGTGTCCCTT comes from the Fusobacteriaceae bacterium genome and includes:
- the gltB gene encoding glutamate synthase large subunit yields the protein MTEEYHNRRNLYGPVLEHDSCGIGAIVNIYGNKSHRIVSDCLDILENLDHRAGRDAAGETGDGVGIMFQISHRFFSKICKKAGLSIGDAGEYGVGMFFFPRDEILKKQAKKMFEIITEKEGCAFAGWREVPVAPYVLGARARECMPCIMQGFIRKPANTDPGLAFDRVLYVIRRVFEKSNDNTYIVSLSSRTLVYKGMFLVSQLRTFYKDLQDPDYETALCIVHSRFSTNTNPSWERAHPYRLIVHNGEINTIQGNANKMLSREDSMYGGALREQFHKIYPVVTPGGSDTAMLDNTLEFLMMNGVPLPMAVMITVPEPWYYNRTMSQEVKDFYEYYATLLEPWDGPAFVLFCDGDVLGAVLDRNGLRPSRYYRMENGDVIISSEVGVLPVAPEKVLQKEKIRPGQMLLIDTKKGELIADGHLKQLYAARQPYGEWLCNNLVELKKQKLPNARIPRYSPEMRLKLQKNFGYTYEEYTGAILSMARDGKEPTGSMGVDTALAVLSPKYQPLFNYFKQLFAQVTNPPIDAIRERIVTSPLVYIGKDGDLLTEKETNCNVLKIENPVLSNFDMLKLRNLADKGLKSETIPITYYKSSSLEKALENLFVTIDKAWRDGAVLLILSDRDVDENHVAIPSLLAVSAVHQYLVRTKKRVSVAIVIESGEPRDVHHFATLLGYGASAINPYLAFDAIEEMVERGLLDKEFYAAVEDYREAVLNGIIKIASKMGISTIQSYLGAQIFEAVGISPDVIDRYFTGTASRIGGVTLEDIAKETDLLHSKVFDAPAGEEKILPVPVKKENEEHLFNPETIKLLQESAREGDYEKFRAFSREIHQENRDVTLRDLMDFRYPKRGIPLDKVESEESIVKRFRTGAMSYGSISQEAHEAIAVAMNTLGGMSNSGEGGEREERNFPDADGRNRASAIKQIASGRFGVTSRYLVSAREIQIKMAQGAKPGEGGQLPGKKVYPWIAETRHSTTGVPLVSPPPHHDIYSIEDLAQLIFDLKNANKYADISVKLAAEVGVGTVAAGVAKCGAQGILISGYDGGTGSAPKSSIFNAALPWELGISEAHQALVRNGLRGRVRLETDGKLLTGRDVAVAAMLGAEIFSFTSAPLVALGCMMLKICHTDKCPFGVATQNPELRKRFKGKAEYVMNYMRFVARELREIMAKLGIASVEDLVGRCDLLFARKKERPGRKGLVDLSGILENGDALDFIRGKKESARKTNKEARERQKFHFHLEKTADERTLLKKFADALTDGSPKTIDIKVGNTDRAFGTNFGSEITRRFGQDTLPEDTFTIRCDGAGGQSFGAFIPQGLTLRLTGDANDYLGKGLSGGKIILITPKASKFAANENVIAGNVALYGATAGKVFINGLAGERFCVRNSGATAVVEGVGDHGCEYMTGGVAVILGPVGRNFAAGMSGGAAFVLDERGDLYRKLNKEMASAFKVESKYDEALLRELIEEHTALTGSERGKEILGDFSAWLPRFKKIVPDDYNRMIQAIARMTEKGLTREQAHIEAFYKLAY
- a CDS encoding L-ribulose-5-phosphate 4-epimerase, yielding MRELRQSVCEANLSLPRYGLVTFTWGNVSAIDRQSGLVVIKPSGVEYDDLRPEDMAVVDLSGNHLAGKKPSSDTATHLELYRNFPGAGGVVHTHSRWATIFAQMKKGVPALGTTHGDYFYGEIPCTRLMTPAEIAGPYEKNTGMVIVETCKNPDEIPAVLVASHGPFAWGKDAFEAVHNAVVLEEVAFMAWHCGNTPPMQQELLDRHYLRKHGKNAYYGQ
- the araA gene encoding L-arabinose isomerase; translation: MTIKEYKFWFVAGSQFLYGEETLKQVKKNCEVIVAELNKSKKIPCGIEFKTIVVTNESATKIVKEANYDDSCAGIITFCHTFSPSKMWINALVGLQKPWLHFHTQFNEEIPNEAIDMDYMNLHQSAHGDREHGFIGARLRTPRKVVAGYWKNPAVQEKIGKWQRSAVGAALSKALKVVRFGDNMREVAVTEGDKVGVQAKLGWQVNTFPVGELVEYMEAVSEKELNAKLKEYKEKYNFDQKGDETVRYQAREEIAILKILGREGAKAFSNTFQDLYGMKQLPGLATQNIMAAGYGYGGEGDWKVSAMTAIVKGMTEDLKGGTSFMEDYTYDLKNGISLGAHMLEVCPTLAAGKVRIETHPLGIGDREPPARLVFEGKAGPAVVASLIDMGGRLRLIVQDILCVKPSQTMPNLPVARVMWKPLPDLERGAECWILAGGAHHTVLSYDVDAEILRDWARIMEIEFVYINEKTEPETFEKELLISDMVWRNQ
- a CDS encoding transketolase family protein, with the translated sequence MSKKATRQAYGEALAELGAKNPRVVVLDADLTKSTKTNIFQKAFPERHFNMGISEADMMGTAAGLATCGNVVFASTFAIFGAGRAFEQVRNTIAYPALNVKVAVTHAGISVGEDGGSHQSVEDIALMRAIPNMAVLVPADAVETRQMILAAAEYPGPMYIRMGRLDVETIFDEGTYEFRLGKANVLTEGKDAAVVSTGLMTQEALKAQKILAEENIHIRVLHMGTIKPLDKEALLAAARETKFVVTAEEHSVIGGLGGAVAEFLSEALPTKVIRIGINDEFGQSGGAWELLEKYGLCAENIVKTVKENM
- a CDS encoding transketolase, which translates into the protein MEHAEQGMWQGLADKALSIRRSIVEMITEAKSGHPGGSLSIVEILTALYFKEMRIDPADPKKEGRDRFVLSKGHAAPALYATLAERGYFPKDKLNSLRKYGSILQGHPDMKKVPGVEISTGSLGQGLAVANGMALNAKLRKEDYRVYVMLGDGESQEGEVWESAMTAAHYKLDNVCAFTDSNNLQIDGNVSDIMGVAPLDKKWEAFGWHVIVIDGHDYGRIFEALAEAKKTKGKPTMIIANTVKGKGVSFMENVCGFHGMAPTKEEEEKALAELQGKGGVV